Proteins co-encoded in one Prunus persica cultivar Lovell chromosome G6, Prunus_persica_NCBIv2, whole genome shotgun sequence genomic window:
- the LOC18772972 gene encoding beta-1,6-galactosyltransferase GALT29A: protein MPKSVENQDGPNTQSFKICTRLYLWPHLATPINPFSDFVLVPMKRSVRPLFSLLILIVFAATLSCRTAVRHSLSSIELEKKVLIQPPKPVFNATLLKYAAVDASEAQAKQEIEQLLEGNFASLGRYRTFASWRRFNHHDIRARTSVGLPVMLRSPQFYRYWLDFRRVLSDWSRNKRFHPDVMLDLVRLVRYPIDRHNGLVDSEQRRYSSCAVVGNSGILLKSNHGALIDSHEVVIRLNNARIQGFEGKVGSKTNISFVNSNILHLCARRDGCFCHPYGLNVPMIMYICQPLHFFDYTVCNISHKVPLLVTDPRFDVLCARIVKYYSLKRFVEEAGKSFDQWGAVHDGAMFHYSSGMQAIMLALGICDKVSVFGFGKSDSAKHHYHTNQKAELRLHDYQAEYDFYRDLVERPQVIPFISDKFKIPPVVLYQ from the coding sequence ATGCCAAAATCTGTAGAAAACCAAGATGGACCCAATACACAGAGCTTTAAGATCTGTACAAGGCTCTATCTCTGGCCACATTTAGCAACACCGATAAACCCTTTCAGCGATTTTGTTCTTGTGCCAATGAAGCGCTCGGTTCGTCCATTGTTTAGCCTTCTTATACTCATTGTGTTCGCTGCTACGCTGAGCTGTCGAACCGCGGTTCGCCATAGCTTGAGTTCGATTGAGCTTGAAAAGAAGGTACTAATCCAACCACCAAAGCCAGTGTTCAATGCCACTCTGCTCAAATACGCTGCCGTTGATGCAAGCGAAGCTCAAGCCAAGCAGGAAATAGAGCAACTGTTGGAGGGTAACTTTGCTAGTCTTGGTAGGTACAGGACTTTTGCTTCTTGGAGACGATTTAATCACCATGATATCAGAGCAAGGACCTCCGTTGGCTTACCGGTAATGCTTCGCTCTCCTCAATTCTATCGTTATTGGTTGGATTTTAGGAGAGTTTTGAGTGACTGGTCAAGAAACAAACGGTTTCACCCTGATGTTATGTTGGATTTAGTTAGGCTTGTTAGATATCCCATTGATAGGCACAATGGTTTGGTGGATTCAGAACAACGACGCTATTCCTCGTGTGCAGTTGTTGGGAATAGTGGGATCTTGTTGAAGAGTAATCATGGTGCTCTAATTGATAGTCATGAGGTAGTAATTCGATTGAACAATGCGAGGATTCAGGGTTTTGAGGGGAAAGTTGGgtcgaaaacaaatatttcGTTTGTAAATAGTAACATTTTGCATCTTTGTGCTAGGAGAGATGGTTGTTTTTGCCACCCTTACGGACTTAATGTGCCTATGATTATGTACATTTGTCAACCGCTGCATTTCTTCGATTACACGGTATGTAATATATCACACAAAGTGCCTTTGCTCGTGACTGATCCTCGGTTTGATGTGTTGTGTGCAAGGATTGTGAAGTACTATTCATTGAAACGGTTTGTGGAGGAGGCAGGGAAGTCGTTTGATCAGTGGGGGGCTGTTCATGATGGTGCTATGTTTCATTACTCTTCTGGTATGCAAGCTATTATGCTTGCTTTGGGAATTTGTGACAAAGTTAGTGTATTTGGATTTGGGAAGTCGGATTCAGCTAAGCATCATTATCATACAAATCAAAAGGCTGAGCTTCGGCTGCACGATTATCAGGCAGAGTATGATTTCTATCGCGATCTAGTTGAGAGACCACAGGTAATACCGTTCATTTCAGACAAGTTCAAGATTCCTCCTGTGGTTCTATATCAATGA